The DNA sequence AGAGAGACATCGTTCAGCTCGAGCCGGAGGCGCGTGATGCACGCATCCAGACTCTTGATGTTTGCCCCGCCACCGAACGCGGCCACCAGCCGGGCGGCCATCGAGTCGCCCGTCTCCACTGCGGCGGCGGCCGTCGCGTCTTCCACTTCCCGGCCCGGCGTCTTGAGGTTGAACCGAACGATGAGGGTGCGGAACAGTGCGTAGTACATCACCGCCCAGAGCGGGCCCAGCACCAGAAGCCACAGCCCGCGCGAGGAGTGCGGAAAGAGCACGATGTAGTCGATGAGGCCGTGCGAAAAGGTCGTGCTGTGGCGGATCCCCAGCTCGATCGCGGTAAAGTAGGCGAGTCCGGCCAGCAGCGCGTGCAGGGCATAGAGCAGCGGCGCCACGAACAGGAAGGAGAACTCGATCGGCTCGGTGATGCCGGTGAGAAACGAGGTCAGGGCGGCGGAGACCATGATGCCGCCGACCTTCGCGCGATTCTCCGGCCGCGCGGTGCGCCAGATCGCCAGCGCGGCCGCGGGCAAGCCCCACATCTTGAACAGGTAGCCCCCGGCGAGGTTGCCCGCGGTGGGGTCCCCGGCCGTGAAGCGGTAGATCTCGCCCCGGATGATCTTGCCGCTGACGGGGTCGACGTATTGGCCGACCTCGAAGAAGAAGGGCACGTTCCAGATGTGATGCAGACCGAAGGGGATCAGCGAGCGCTCGACCACGCCATAGAGCGCGAAGGCGAGCGCCGGGTTCTCCGATGCGGCCCAGTGGGAGAAGTGATCGATCGCCCGGCCGATGGGCGGCCAGACCAGGCTCAACGCGATGCCGGCGAACACGGCGGCAAACGCCGTGAGAATCGGCACCGAGCGTTTGCCCGCGAAGAACCCCAGATACGCCGGGAGCTGGACCCGGTAGAATCGGTTGAACAGGATCGCGGCGACGGCGCCGATCAGGATGCCGCCGAACACCCCCGTCTCGATGGATGGGATGCCCATGATAGTGCGCGGCTCGTAGCCGACCAGCGGCGCCATCACCCCCATGGTCGCCACCATCACCGCGAACCCCACGACGGCGGCGAGCGCGGCGACCCCATCGTTGCCGGTGAGACCCAGGGCCACGCCGATCGCGAAGATGAGCGGCAGGTTGCCGAACACCGCGCCGCCCGCCTGCGCCATCACGTTGGACACGACCGGCGGCAGCCAGGTGAACTTGGCACTCCCGACGCCGAGCAGAATGCCCGCTACCGGCAGCACCGAGACCGGCAGCATCAGCGACTTGCCGATCTTCTGCAGCCAGCCGAAAGCCGTGCGTCCCAGTCTCATGCCGGCGCTCCCGCATGCCGCCCGGCCACCAGGGCCCGCACCTCCGCCCCATCGGCCGCCTCGAGAGCCTGCAGCGCCGTGACCCGGCACTCCTCCAGCGAAAGGGCGCGCACCTGGGCCTTCACCGCGGGCACCAGGGGCACAGCCGCGCTCAGCTCGTCCACGCCCAGTCCCACCAGCACGGGCACTGCCTGCGGATCGCCGGCGGCCGCGCCGCAGACGCCGACCCACCGGCCATGCGCGTGCGCGCCCGCGACGGTCCGCTCGATCAGGCGCAGTACCGCCGGATGCAGCGCGTCGACCTGGGCCGCGAGGCCCGGATGGGTGCGATCCATCGCCAGTGTGTACTGGGTCAGATCGTTGGTCCCGACCGAGAAGAAATCCGCCTCCTGCGCGAAGTGGTCGGCCAGGAGCGCGGCGGACGCGGTCTCGATCATGATGCCGATCGGCACCGGCGGCGCCCCGAGGGTGAGACGCTGGAGCTCCACCAGCTCGCGCGCGGCACGCCACTCGGCCACGGTCGAGATCATGGGGAACATCAGGGCCAGCCTGCCGGCGCGTGACGCCCGCAGGATGGCCCGTACCTGGACGGCGAAGACCTCGGGCCGGTTCAGCAGGAGGCGGATGCCGCGCTCGCCGAGGAACGGATTCGCCTCGGCGCTGACGGGCAGGTAGGACAGGGGCTTGTCGCCGCCCACATCCAGTGCCCGCACGACGACCAGGCGCTCGGGTCCGACTTCGCGCAGGATCGCTTCGTAGGCGGCGGCCTGCTCGTCTTCGGTCGGTGCTGTGTGGCGGTCCAGAAACAGGAACTCGGAGCGCAGCAGACCGACGCCTTCGCCTCCCACCGCGGCCACCCGGCGCGCCTCGTCCAGGCTACCGACGTTGGCGCCGACCTCGACGCGATGGCCGTCGCTGGTGACCGCCGGCTGCCCGGCGACGGCGAGCTCCGCCGCGCGCACCCGCGCGGTGGAGGCCTGGCGCCGAGCGATCTCCGCTTCCTCCGCCGGCGACGGGTCGAGCCGGAGGGTGCCGGCGTCGCCGTCGAGCGCCACACGGGCGCCCGATGGAAGTTCGAGCACGCGTGGGTCGATGCCGGCGACCGCGGGGACGCCGAGCCCCCGGGCCAGGATGGCGACGTGGGAGGTGGCGCTGCCCGTGGTGGTACAGAAGCCGCGCACCCGGGTGCGATCCAGCGTCGCCGCATCGGAAGGCGCCAGGTCCTCGGCCACGACGATCGACTCCGCGGGAATTTCAGGCAGTGCGCCGTCGCGACCGACGAGCAGATGGAGCACGCGCCGGCCCACGTCGCGGAGGTCGGCGGCGCGGCCCGCCAGCAGCTCTGTGCGGAGCGCGAGCAGCCGGTCCGACTGCTCCAGGTACGCTTTCCGCCACGCGTAGGCCGCTGTGGCTCCCTCCCGGATCTGCTCGGCGGCGGCGTCCAGCAGAGCGGGGTCTTCGAGCAGCTCCTGATGCGCGGCGAAGATCGCGCCCCGGTCGGCATCGCCTTCGGCGGCGAGCCGCCGCTCGAGCACCTTCAGCTGACGCTGCGCGTCCGCGATCGCGGTGTCGAGCGCACGCCGCTCGTGGCTGGGATCCGCGGCCCGCTCCTGCGGCACCTCGTCCGTGTGGCGCAGGTGGAACACGCGGCCGATCGCGACGCCGGGCGAGGCGGGCACACCGGCCAGCGGACCGCCAGGCGCTCCGCTGGGGCGCACCGGGGCCGCGGATGGCGCGGGGACCCCGACAGGCCGCTTCCGATCGGTCACTTGGGCAGCGGGGGACGCCGGGGAAAGTGCCTGCACCACGGCATCCACCGCGGCAGCGGCGTCCTCACCCCGCGCTACGACGGTCACCGTGTCGCCCCGGCAGACCTCGAGCATCATGATGGCCACGACGCTGCGGGCGTTGGCTTCGCGGCCCTGCTTGACCAGCCGAACGTCGGAGGCAAAACGGCGAGCCGCCGCGGCGACGGTCGCGGCGGGGCGCGCATGCAACCCATCTTCGATCGCGATTACAATCGGGGCCGAGTCGACCGAGCGTCCCTCCTCCCGGGCGGCCGGCTCAGCCCCGACAGTCGCGAGGCGCACCTCGAGGAGCGGATCCCGCGCTCGGGCGACCCGTCCGGTGCGTGGCTGCAGCGCTGCGACGCGATCCATGCTCACCACCAGGACCGGCGTGATGAGGCTCTTGGCATGCCTGGCCACGTAGTCCGCATCGAAGGTCAGGAGCAGATCGCCCGCCCGCACCTCGTCACCTGCCTTGACGCGCGGCTCGAAGCCCTGCCCGTTCAGCGCCACGCTGTCGAGCCCGACGTGAATGAGGACCTCGAGGCCCGACACCGAAAGCGTGAGTGCGTGGCCCGCGCGATGCACATGACGCACCCGCGCATCGCATGGCGCCACGAGCCGCTGGTCGAGCGGGTCGAGCGCGATGCCATCCCCGGCGAGCCGTCGCGCGAACGCGGGATCGGGCACTCGCTCGAGCGGCACAATGACGCCGGACAACGGTGCCAGCAGGGTCAGGCTGGTCGAGGGGGAGGTCATCGCACCTCTGCGGGGACCAAGGTGTGCGCGAAGCTTGCGAGTCTCAGGCAGGCTGCCCTGCTCTCAATCAGCCAAATAATATTGGGACATGTGTGATGCCGCCATGGAAGTCTCCCGGTTTGCCAAGTTGTTCGATCACTCGATCGTCCGCCCCGACGCCACCCGCGCCGACGTGGCGCGATTTGCCGAGACGGCCGCCCGATTGGGGACCGCCACCCTCACCGTGCAGCCGCACTACGTCCGGTTCGCCCGCGGCGTGCTGCGCGGCTCCGGCGTCCTCGTGGGCACGGTAGTCGGGTTCCCGCACGGGAACGAGACGCCTTCGATGAAGGACTACCAGGTCCGGGAGGTCCTCGGGCTGGGCGCCCAGGAGATCGACATGGTGATGAACATCCCCGCCCTCAAGAACGGCGAGAGGCAGTTGTTCATCCGGGATGTGGCCGGGGTCGTCCAGGCCGCCGAGGGCCGGCGGGTGAAGGTCATCCTCGAGACCTGCTACCTAACGACAGAGGAGAAGCAACGCGCCTGCGAGTGGATCATCGAGGCTGGGGCCCACTTCGTGAAAACATCCACCGCGTATGCCGACGGCGGGGCCACGCTGGACGACGTCCGCCTCATGTACCAGGTGGTGAAGGGCCGATGCCTGGTGAAGGCCGCGGGAGGCATCCGGGAGATCCCCGAAGTGCTGGCCTACCTGGAGGCCGGGGCGCGCCGGTTCGGCTCGACGCGGACCGAACAGTTCGTGCAGGCGTTTCAGGAGCTGTCGCCGGGGGAACGCGCGGGCTTTGCGCCGTATCTGCCTGATTGACTCCACGGGCGGCGCGGGGGCACCGCCGGTCGGCCTCCGTTGCGGCCGGCGGCGCCTCCACTGGTCCGACGCCTAGAGCGGAAAGAGCCTAATGCGAGCCGACCATGGACTCCTTGGTCACCAGCACCTCGCCCTCGATGATCTCGGGAGTTCCCAGCTGATCTTTCAGCGGATCGTTGCGGACGAATTCCGCGGACCGCCGGGTGGACTCCTTCGCCCCACTCTGGCTCTCGAAGATGGAGATGCTGACCAGGTCCTTCTCCCCGCGGAGCACATAATAACAGTGGAATCCCGGGACTTCCTGGGCGATCGGCAGGAATGTCTGCTCGATCCGCTGCTGAAGCTCCTGGACCTTGTTCTTGGCGAGCGGCCCGCCCTTGGGGGTATACCGCCGAATCGTTGCGTACATGGGCGCCTCCATCGATATCGGTCTGATGTGGAAAACCAAAAAGCCGGCCGAGCAGTACCTCGCTCAGCCGGTTTCGCGATTGGCTCCACCCGGTACCTGCGCGACCTCCACTCCTGCACCGGGCTTCTCTGCTTCTGAGAGTGGCCCCAGTATAGGGGCTGTTCTCGGACCGTCAAGATGGCCGGACCCGGCAAGCAAAAAGGGGGGCGGCCGAAGCCGCCCCCCTTTTGCTTACCCCAATCGCCTAGTGGAGCGTAATGCCCAGCCCGAGATCGAACACATCGCTCGACCCGCCATCGAAGCTCCCGCGGAACCAATTGGCCACGGGGGTAATGGAGGTGTTGCGGCCGACGCGGATGTCGTAGCCCATACCGGCAAGGATCCCGAAGCCGTTGGCCGAGCCCGAGCCGAAGCCGGTGTCGGCGTGCAGCCGGGCGTAGCCGACGCCGCCCTTGGCGAAGAACCCGCTGTTGAGGGACGGGTACCAGTACGCGGCGCCGGTGAGGCTGCCCTGGGAGAGGCTCACACCGCTCTCGCTCTTGTACCAGCCGTTCGTTTCGACACCGAGCAGCAGGTGCGGATTCAGGGTGCCGCCGAGCTTGACGTAGCCGCTGGCGCCGCCGGTGCGGTCACCACCGCAACCCTCGCAGCCCAGCGAGCCGAAGCCCAGGCCCGCGCCGAACCAGAAGCCCTCACGAGTCTGCGCGTGCTGGGCGGCCAGAGGAGCAGCGCCGATAGACATGAGAAGCGCAAGCGTGGCAAGCAGTCGGGTACGCATGGTGCCTCGCAAAAACGGGTTGGTTGCCGAAGGCCGGCATGGTCCGGCGTGCGCCCGAGTGGGCCTGGAGGAAGCTGCCGGATGTTGTGAGAGAGTTCGCCAGCGGGTGGGGCAACCAGCATACCCCCGGGGGCGGGACCTGCCGAGCTGGTGGTAAGTTCATGTGTCACATCGGGAAAGCCAGCCCGGGTCCGCCCAGACTGCAGAGAGTTGCAGGGCAAAGACCCGGGGAATCTGGCGATCGGCAAGCCTGGCGGTTACCCGCCGGAGATCATCCGATCTTCTTCGCCTCGGTGCGGATCGAGACGTAGTTCAGCGTGGGCAGGATGTTCGCGTTCGCCGCCTTCCCGGCAAGCTCCTTGGCCCTGGCCTTGTCGCCCTTGCCCTGATACGCCAACGCCGTCGAGTAGACCACGTAGGGGTCCTGCTGGCTGGCCTGTCCCAGCTCGCTGATGGCCTGATCGAACTGTTTCTCCGCCAGCGCGATGGTGCCCGCCAGCTCGTGCGCCTGCCGGATCCGGAACGAGTTGTGCCTCGCCTCGGCACCCTTCAGATACTCGGCGGCCTCCGACTTGGCCGTCGCCAGATCCTTCCTGGCCAGCGCGACC is a window from the Gemmatimonadales bacterium genome containing:
- the deoC gene encoding deoxyribose-phosphate aldolase; this encodes MEVSRFAKLFDHSIVRPDATRADVARFAETAARLGTATLTVQPHYVRFARGVLRGSGVLVGTVVGFPHGNETPSMKDYQVREVLGLGAQEIDMVMNIPALKNGERQLFIRDVAGVVQAAEGRRVKVILETCYLTTEEKQRACEWIIEAGAHFVKTSTAYADGGATLDDVRLMYQVVKGRCLVKAAGGIREIPEVLAYLEAGARRFGSTRTEQFVQAFQELSPGERAGFAPYLPD
- the ptsG gene encoding PTS glucose transporter subunit IIBC, yielding MRLGRTAFGWLQKIGKSLMLPVSVLPVAGILLGVGSAKFTWLPPVVSNVMAQAGGAVFGNLPLIFAIGVALGLTGNDGVAALAAVVGFAVMVATMGVMAPLVGYEPRTIMGIPSIETGVFGGILIGAVAAILFNRFYRVQLPAYLGFFAGKRSVPILTAFAAVFAGIALSLVWPPIGRAIDHFSHWAASENPALAFALYGVVERSLIPFGLHHIWNVPFFFEVGQYVDPVSGKIIRGEIYRFTAGDPTAGNLAGGYLFKMWGLPAAALAIWRTARPENRAKVGGIMVSAALTSFLTGITEPIEFSFLFVAPLLYALHALLAGLAYFTAIELGIRHSTTFSHGLIDYIVLFPHSSRGLWLLVLGPLWAVMYYALFRTLIVRFNLKTPGREVEDATAAAAVETGDSMAARLVAAFGGGANIKSLDACITRLRLELNDVSLASADALRALGAAGVLQVGGGMQAIFGTRSENLKTDMDEYLRAGGAPAVGPARAAGTPAPAPAPADEVSARFTSEDRQLAEALIAALGGPENIAAVECRAITRVRVELRRGAVNEGALETAGAAGVLRVSESVLHLVLGDRASAVAGAIEDELRAPAALSPP
- the ptsP gene encoding phosphoenolpyruvate--protein phosphotransferase; this encodes MTSPSTSLTLLAPLSGVIVPLERVPDPAFARRLAGDGIALDPLDQRLVAPCDARVRHVHRAGHALTLSVSGLEVLIHVGLDSVALNGQGFEPRVKAGDEVRAGDLLLTFDADYVARHAKSLITPVLVVSMDRVAALQPRTGRVARARDPLLEVRLATVGAEPAAREEGRSVDSAPIVIAIEDGLHARPAATVAAAARRFASDVRLVKQGREANARSVVAIMMLEVCRGDTVTVVARGEDAAAAVDAVVQALSPASPAAQVTDRKRPVGVPAPSAAPVRPSGAPGGPLAGVPASPGVAIGRVFHLRHTDEVPQERAADPSHERRALDTAIADAQRQLKVLERRLAAEGDADRGAIFAAHQELLEDPALLDAAAEQIREGATAAYAWRKAYLEQSDRLLALRTELLAGRAADLRDVGRRVLHLLVGRDGALPEIPAESIVVAEDLAPSDAATLDRTRVRGFCTTTGSATSHVAILARGLGVPAVAGIDPRVLELPSGARVALDGDAGTLRLDPSPAEEAEIARRQASTARVRAAELAVAGQPAVTSDGHRVEVGANVGSLDEARRVAAVGGEGVGLLRSEFLFLDRHTAPTEDEQAAAYEAILREVGPERLVVVRALDVGGDKPLSYLPVSAEANPFLGERGIRLLLNRPEVFAVQVRAILRASRAGRLALMFPMISTVAEWRAARELVELQRLTLGAPPVPIGIMIETASAALLADHFAQEADFFSVGTNDLTQYTLAMDRTHPGLAAQVDALHPAVLRLIERTVAGAHAHGRWVGVCGAAAGDPQAVPVLVGLGVDELSAAVPLVPAVKAQVRALSLEECRVTALQALEAADGAEVRALVAGRHAGAPA